TACGTCTTGACTAGTACTTTGCTCTACCCCCTGTATATTCAGTTCGTCGGTTTACTTTTAGCGTTTGTGAATGCTAGTGTACGAAAAAACTATTAACTAGATAAGATATTGCAGCGTTCTTGACAAGGGTTACGGCCAGTGTGCTGTTTATTTTTTGCAATTGCGGATATTATTCATTTTATAGCTGTGGCACATTTGCAATGATCTCAAGTTATTGGCCAATTGTACATTTGGACCGTTCTAGGTATTATTGTGTaagagttttttaaaaattgttcAATCCAAACGcatgtgtttttaaaaaatactcgTTTTTCAAAAACGGCAATCCAAACGACaatagtaattttttaaaaactgatacagtaaaatttttaaaaaacacttCTAAAAACAGAGAATTCAAACGCAGCCTCAGTTGCTAAACAAGCCCTAAAAATAATTGGAAGACAGTTTTAAAAGATAGAAGCAATCCAAAAGAGATGCGAGCTTGATTAGGACCACAACAACGTATCAATTCAGTAAACTCCCACACTCTTTACATTTCTTTTTTGTTCCCTCTCTTTAAGCTCCAAATATGATTGAAACTCATAATTACCCTACTTTCCCTTCTAGAGAACTCATTCCTGTCATAGGCCCTGCTAGCCACAAATTAAAGCTCGCCGGTTATCGGCTTATTTAACTAGCTATTTCCCTTTTTATTTTGGTGTATAATTAATTGTTAAGTACGAGTGGGATTGTACGTGATTATGTTATACATTTTCTACTGTTTGTGTCCGCCAATAGACTAAAACCACAGTTATGGCACAAACTAAAAACTAACCAAAGTACACATTGAATACTCGGCAAACTCTAACCATAGTTATGTTTGACTATTCATGAAGATAATCATATACAGAGAAGTCACTATACAACAGAGAGCCATCTGCATAGTGAAGCATGTAATAGCAAAGCTCACAGAAATAGCAAGGATTCTCCTGTGCCCATTTGTCATCAACTGTAACCTTAGTCGCCTTATAAATGTTGCAAACAGAGCATTTCCTAAAACGTACTTTAGATTGAAAGGTTATCAGTGGATAAGCAGCTCGGTTCTGTACATCCTCTGGGTGGATCAGCCTCATGTCTCTGATGACAATTAGGTGTTTGCAATCCCCCTTGAGCACAATAAGATGAACGAAATCAGTCCATGAGAGAGACAACTAAACACTTGAACACGTGGGACAGTTAAAAAGGAATCACAGAGATGGGCAAATTGGCAGAAAACAGAGGAAGGAAGAAATCATGAAACAATCTTTATTAACATGATCATGATGGCATTGGTTATAGGAAGGGCAGTGATTGCTGGTGGGGGAAAATTTCCTACGACTAAGACCAACTGGGTGTTAGTCATGGAACTGGGATTGCCACATAAATCTCAGTTGAATTTGTTTACTGTATAGTTTAATAGAGTGTTTTCTTCCGTGTAATTAGTCTGCTGACTCTTTGTATAAGCAGGTTTTCTGATCAATGAAAAGTAAATATTTGCtcaaatacaaaaattattcATGATATTTTGAGCAGTCATCTCCCAAATCTATGGCATGAAATTACGAGTATGAAGTAGTGCAACACAAAGTCAGCAGGAAAGTAAGTATTCCAACAATTTTCTAATTTCCCTGAACACACAATTCTGATAAGGCAACtattaaacagaaaaagaaTAACTTCTACAATGAATATAAAAATGTATACCTGGTGACAATAGAGATATCCAGCACCCAGTCGAAATCCAAGGTCACAAAAGCGAGTTTTTTGCATGTCAACAACTTTGAAGTGTGGTAACTGTAGTTTTTCGTTGCTGTCTAGAAATGCCTTTCGCTTCTGGTGCTGCTGTTGTTCACCAGCTACAATGAACTCCCATTTTTCAAGTGCAACATTCCTAGAGTGTTCTAGCCACTTAAAAATGGGCTGACAGTAATCTATAGCATAAGGATCCCTCGTGTCATTGCAAAACACATCCTACCAAAAGTACACTTCTCTTAGAGTGAGAAACTGAAGAACAGCCAAAGGTTTCAGTAATGAAGAAAGCCAATGCACTTACTTCTACCAGGAAGTATCCAGATGCATCATGCTTGCCAGCCTTTTTCATGATCTCATCGGTCAAACAATATATCATGTCCCTCACTTCAGTCAAAAACTGTCGCCCAAGAACCAAAAATTCTTGTGTCTACAAAATTTATTGCACAAGTACAAGTTAAATTCAGCAGGGAGTAAAAGCATGAAcaaaaatcaatcaaacagATTCTGGTCCCCACCCACCACCCCTCCTGAAAGGAGGGAGGGACAAAGGGCCAAAAAAGACAATCCCAAATCCAGATGAAGCTCTGAAAACACCAGAGTCCATGAAAGTGAGAGTAAAGTgcaattccaaaaaaaaaattgcattgaTTTTATTAACAAAGtgtgattcagaataaaataataaatataaatatcttTTTACAGACCACTTAAGACCATTTTCACATGCAACCAGAACTACATTTGGTGATTTAAGACAATTTCATAGGTTATTGGGTGCCTATTTCTCATTGCAAGAAATAACATATAAGAAACAGTGTCAGAGTTCAAATTCAACACtcaatttaacaaattttgaatttactcTTGAGTGCTCATAATCAGTAAGTTCCGACTTTTCAAGTTCAAATGGTAAGTACTAAACTCAGATTTAACTATATCAACCTCAATTAATATTCTGtctttgaaaaggaaaaagagttttCTCCTATCATATTCCTCTTTAGAAACTAAAATAATGCACTTCTTAGGGAAAACTGGCATAACTTTTTAGCTTACAGTGAAAACtaaccaagagaaagaaaaataaaccaaaaagaGGGCAGAACTCCCATGAGTTGGCTGCTATTTTTCAAGGATATATATTAAGACTACATAACATAATTGATCAAAGATTGAGAGCCTTGAGAAGAGATGTCCAGAACATTGAGCTTAGGACAAGGCATTATTTTCCCTTAGAGCAATCAAGTGGCAAATTACAAGATGACCAGCAgagagaaaattaaaataaacagaaactcaaaaagtcaaataaacTAGAATAAAGATCCAAAATATTACAACTGCTATAGTCCGTGTAAGCTATGTGTGCATCTTGTTCAATCCAGCTATTCTTAATTCCATTTACTGTAAAAATAGTCTCACCAAGACATGAATAAGAAGCACTTGGTGAAGAATGGAGCATTACCCAATCAAAATAATTCTCCAAATAAAACCTAAAAGGCAGTCCCGTAGCTTGATGCTCAGGTAGGGTTCGAAGGACCAAACTTTACATATTGAGAGTACATGCGAGGTACTAGAGTTAGAAGCTCCCCCAAAGATACCACAAGGCAATATGAAAAACCTAAATACACTTAACTAACATAACTAAATGCACCAACCATGCAATCAGATGGCACATAACCAATTGCAAACATTTACAGCAGTAGAATGCTGGTTACAAGCACCTAAAGGAAGACTCTGAAATTTGTACTGCAGAATGTGCACATgcatgcacacacacacacacgtgtATATAAAACCAAGTATCAGAATAGGCATGTTACTTCACAGTTAATCTGGTCAATAGCTCAAGTAATAATGGAATAGCATCACCTCGATAAGTTGGAACCACATATGAAATAGTATTAATGACAAAAATCAACTCTAGGTTAAAAATCATACcacaaacaaccaaagttttcAAGATTTTGGAGGTTAATTGACATTACAACTCACAACAGAAACTtaatggtataaatttttccttAGCACAGAAATCAATGATCAACAGAATAGTAACATGGCACATGTTGCTTTCTCTGCATGAAAGGCTACCAATAAATTAATTCTAACTGCCGAATATCTGATGTATGAGCAAACTAATTTGTCTAATTTGGCGTTTTATGTGCAATGAGACAGGAGAAGATAACAACCATCCAGTGCTCATTTTACAATGGGTTATAAGGGTTTGTAAGTGACATTTAATCTGTTCACATGCACAAGGTTACGCCAGAACATATGTATGtaaattggttgttgagattACCATGGAGAGAAAGGAAGAACAGAGCTCTAAAAGAACTGAAAACCGTTTGTGAagaatgaaaaatcatgttCATTTTCACTCTCATTTTTGGGCTTATAGAATCCATCTCCACTTTTATAGATACCTGGTTGGACAAATTTTTTAAGTAACAGATTGCTATCTCGTGTGCCACTTGTCTATTTATAGTGAAAGGggataaaaaaaacaaaacaaatgaatCCATTAATTTGGTCCATCTAAAGAGATATGATGATTAAATGACTCAACATAAAAAAGCATCCTCATTTTACATGTACTATGTAGCAGTGCTTCACCTTAGACCATGTTCGTCTG
The genomic region above belongs to Coffea arabica cultivar ET-39 chromosome 7c, Coffea Arabica ET-39 HiFi, whole genome shotgun sequence and contains:
- the LOC113697913 gene encoding snRNA-activating protein complex subunit-like isoform X5; protein product: MSAMEPPGIGGGQNISIPHGGPIYSPHMLGRLTRVSEFESSVVEQLQNLKAEIGWDSLDISDDEICVNDLKIIKEEDLVNRAFEEALKDAQLKENIAQKSQEQSCQSSSCRNQSAASSQIKNDKLTSLKSTSFSPKVRSSKTPEQVPVHFPEVILCLEVYHNRRTWSKTQEFLVLGRQFLTEVRDMIYCLTDEIMKKAGKHDASGYFLVEDVFCNDTRDPYAIDYCQPIFKWLEHSRNVALEKWEFIVAGEQQQHQKRKAFLDSNEKLQLPHFKVVDMQKTRFCDLGFRLGAGYLYCHQGDCKHLIVIRDMRLIHPEDVQNRAAYPLITFQSKVRFRKCSVCNIYKATKVTVDDKWAQENPCYFCELCYYMLHYADGSLLYSDFSVYDYLHE
- the LOC113697913 gene encoding snRNA-activating protein complex subunit-like isoform X4; its protein translation is MSAMEPPGIGGGQNISIPHGGPIYSPHMLGRLTRVSEFESSVVEQLQNLKAEIGWDSLDISDDEICVNDLKIIKEEDLVNRAFEEALKWIMIGCAAEREYCTKIPGAIVSKILPLYVFSLLRLVWEPDDGNACAILTLYVTRLEGGKDTLVTCGSSTGAPRDVKKTVSNDNVSEKRERKRRVNRETVNLEVRSSKTPEQVPVHFPEVILCLEVYHNRRTWSKTQEFLVLGRQFLTEVRDMIYCLTDEIMKKAGKHDASGYFLVEDVFCNDTRDPYAIDYCQPIFKWLEHSRNVALEKWEFIVAGEQQQHQKRKAFLDSNEKLQLPHFKVVDMQKTRFCDLGFRLGAGYLYCHQGDCKHLIVIRDMRLIHPEDVQNRAAYPLITFQSKVRFRKCSVCNIYKATKVTVDDKWAQENPCYFCELCYYMLHYADGSLLYSDFSVYDYLHE